TCAAAAATCACATACTTGTCGGGCTCATACTCATAGCCCTTGACTATGTCTTGGGGGCTTACTTCCTCGTTACAGCTTGGGCAAAACTTTTTATACCGTATCCTTTCCTTAGTCTTGCGGTGAAGCTGATTAAAGCTGATATTATTGCTTCTAACAGCAATCTCAAGTTTAACCGGAATATAAACAAGCCCAAAGGTAATGGACGCCTTACTCATCGCCATAATCTTTCTCCTAAATAACCCAACAAAAACCCAAAGCAAATTGTATTAATAATAACATAGCTTTTTATATTATTATTGTTCAAAATATATGTAAAAAAACTTAAAATACTAAAATAAGGCGGCATATGCTAAAAATTAAAAATAATTTAATAAAAAATTAAAATAATATATTAATTCATTGATTAGTTCTTTGAATAAATATTTAAATATGCTATAATTTTTTATATAATTATTTCGTAGCTTTAGGGATAATTTTTAGGGTGGCATAATGGAAAAAATATATTTGTCTTCGCCTCATATGGGCGGGGAGGAAATGAAGTATATAAACCAAGCTTTTTTATCCAATTGGATAGCGCCGTTAGGCGAAAATGTTGATAATTTTGAAAAAGAAATTTGTGATTATCTTAACGCCAAAAACGCCGTAGCGTTGTCTTCGGGAACGGCGGCCATTCATTTAGCGCTAAAAGCTTTGGGCGTTGGCAAAGGCGATATAGTTTTTGCGCCGTCATTGACTTTTGTGGCCACTTGCAATCCCATTCTTTATTGCGGTGCTGTTCCTGTTTTTCTTGATTGCGATTACGCCACTTGGAATATATCGGCCGAGGTTTTGGAAAAAGCTTACAAAAAATATCCCAATCCCAAGGCCTTAGCTGTGGTTGATCTTTATGGCAATCCCGCCGATTACGACCAAATAAAAAGCATAGCGGCAAGACATAACACGCCTATAGTGGAAGACGCAGCCGAAGCCTTGGGTTCGTCATACAAGGGTATCAAAGCGGGCAACTTTGGCGATCTGGGGATATTGTCCTTTAACGGCAACAAGATTATAACTACCTCGGGCGGCGGAATGCTGCTGTCGGATAATGAAGAATATATACAAAAAGCTAAATATTGGGCGACCCAGGCAAGGGAGCCCGCAAGGCATTATGAGCACAAAGAGATTGGCTATAATTATAGGTTAAGCAATATATGCGCCGGGATAGGCAGAGGACAGTTAAAAGTTTTGGAT
The sequence above is a segment of the Clostridiales bacterium genome. Coding sequences within it:
- a CDS encoding aminotransferase class I/II-fold pyridoxal phosphate-dependent enzyme produces the protein MEKIYLSSPHMGGEEMKYINQAFLSNWIAPLGENVDNFEKEICDYLNAKNAVALSSGTAAIHLALKALGVGKGDIVFAPSLTFVATCNPILYCGAVPVFLDCDYATWNISAEVLEKAYKKYPNPKALAVVDLYGNPADYDQIKSIAARHNTPIVEDAAEALGSSYKGIKAGNFGDLGILSFNGNKIITTSGGGMLLSDNEEYIQKAKYWATQAREPARHYEHKEIGYNYRLSNICAGIGRGQLKVLDLRVKQKTFINNYYKKELASIEEISFMPATEGAVSNNWLTCILIDPKSKVKPLDIITALEKENIESRPIWKPMSMQPLYKGYEYITFDNVCEDIYSRGLCLPSDTKMTEKELDLVVKVIKDVFYE